A genome region from Carya illinoinensis cultivar Pawnee chromosome 2, C.illinoinensisPawnee_v1, whole genome shotgun sequence includes the following:
- the LOC122301296 gene encoding GATA transcription factor 8-like — MIEPNFMDEIDGSFFDHIEDLVDFPVEDIDIDIDAETGLGSADGKSFPSLWQTESGSLPGSDAVFSANSASDLSAELSVPYEDIVQLEWLSNFVEDSFAAGSLTMKKEDSSSIHNESSHHHFQTSSPVSVLDSSSSCSVEKNVPRSPDTITPGRRGRPRSKRPRPATFNPRLEMQLISPTSSVTETPQPFLAAKVSCDSEGFAESRLSIKIPKQASAEHKKKKKFKLTVPLGAAENNQNPPSQAVRKCMHCEITKTPQWRAGPMGPKTLCNACGVRYKSGRLFPEYRPAASPTFIPSVHSNSHKKVLEMRTKTGEKADPAGVEPIELIPNTNRSLGLDYV; from the exons ATGATCGAACCGAACTTCATGGACGAGATAGACGGCAGCTTCTTCGACCACATCGAGGACCTTGTAGATTTCCCGGTCGAGGACATCGACATCGACATCGACGCAGAGACCGGGCTGGGCAGCGCAGACGGCAAATCTTTCCCCAGCCTTTGGCAGACCGAGTCAGGGTCATTGCCTGGCTCCGACGCTGTCTTCTCCGCCAACAGTGCCTCGGACCTATCAGCCGAACTCTCCGTTCCG TATGAAGACATTGTTCAGCTTGAATGGCTCTCAAACTTCGTTGAGGATTCGTTCGCTGCTGGAAGCCTTACCATGAAGAAAGAAGACTCCTCTTCCATCCACAACGAATCATCCCATCATCACTTTCAGACTTCCAGCCCGGTTTCTGTCCTCGACAGCAGCAGTTCCTGCTCGGTTGAGAAGAACGTGCCGCGGAGCCCAGATACCATCACCCCGGGCCGGCGTGGGCGGCCCCGCAGCAAGCGTCCTCGCCCTGCAACCTTCAATCCACGCCTGGAAATGCAACTTATCTCCCCCACCTCCTCTGTTACAGAGACCCCTCAGCCATTTCTCGCAGCAAAAGTCTCTTGCGATTCTGAGGGTTTTGCAGAGTCTCGCTTGTCGATCAAGATACCAAAACAAGCCAGTGCAGAgcataagaagaagaagaagttcaaATTGACAGTTCCACTAGGCGCCGCTGAGAACAATCAGAATCCGCCTTCGCAAGCAGTCAGGAAATGCATGCATTGCGAGATTACCAAGACTCCCCAATGGAGGGCGGGCCCAATGGGGCCGAAAACACTTTGCAACGCTTGCGGTGTACGCTACAAGTCCGGCCGCCTCTTCCCTGAATACCGGCCTGCAGCAAGCCCGACATTTATTCCATCCGTGCACTCAAATTCTCACAAGAAGGTGCTCGAAATGAGAACCAAGACTGGGGAGAAAGCTGACCCAGCGGGGGTAGAACCAATTGAACTTATTCCAAATACAAATAGAAGCCTTGGGCTTGACTACGTGTAG